The Rhodoferax sediminis genome has a segment encoding these proteins:
- the hisI gene encoding phosphoribosyl-AMP cyclohydrolase — MNWLDEVKWDAQGLVPVIAQEVGSGDVLMFAWMNREALQKTAELGRAVYFSRSRAKLWFKGEESGHIQTVHELRIDCDNDVILLKVTQLGHTPGIACHTGRHSCFFSLYKDGTWQVTEPVLKDPESIYK, encoded by the coding sequence GTGAAATGGGACGCCCAGGGGCTGGTCCCGGTGATCGCGCAGGAGGTGGGCAGCGGCGACGTGCTGATGTTCGCCTGGATGAACCGCGAGGCGCTGCAAAAGACGGCCGAACTGGGCCGCGCGGTGTATTTCAGCCGCTCGCGCGCCAAGCTGTGGTTCAAGGGCGAAGAATCCGGCCACATCCAGACGGTGCATGAGCTGCGTATTGACTGCGACAACGACGTGATCCTGCTCAAGGTCACGCAGCTCGGCCACACGCCGGGCATTGCGTGCCACACTGGCCGGCACAGCTGCTTTTTCAGCCTTTACAAGGATGGCACCTGGCAGGTCACCGAGCCGGTCTTGAAAGACCCCGAATCCATCTACAAATAG
- a CDS encoding phosphoribosyl-ATP diphosphatase encodes MSSNDSLARLAAVIESRKPGHGGDPEKSYVARLLERGPDAFLKKIGEEATEVVMAAKDAEHGGDPSKIVGEVADLWFHCLIALAHYGLAPADVIAELERREGTSGIEEKALRKVRAREHEASAVAPGRKP; translated from the coding sequence ATGAGCTCGAACGATTCGCTGGCGCGGCTCGCCGCCGTGATTGAAAGCCGCAAACCGGGCCATGGCGGCGACCCCGAAAAAAGCTATGTGGCGCGCCTGCTGGAGCGCGGGCCGGACGCCTTCCTGAAGAAAATCGGCGAAGAAGCCACCGAAGTGGTAATGGCGGCCAAGGATGCCGAGCATGGCGGCGACCCGTCCAAAATTGTGGGCGAGGTGGCCGATCTGTGGTTTCACTGCCTGATCGCGCTGGCCCACTATGGCCTGGCGCCCGCGGACGTGATCGCCGAACTGGAGCGCCGCGAAGGCACCAGCGGCATCGAGGAAAAGGCACTGCGCAAGGTGCGCGCGCGAGAACATGAAGCGAGTGCCGTTGCACCAGGGAGAAAGCCATGA
- a CDS encoding DUF4870 family protein, with protein sequence MNDIIDANMSDKEKAESLKTVGWVSYILHLIVAIGAVIPGAQVGLALLLVALVIDLVKKGDAGGSWQASHFSWRIRSVLWAGILYVITIPLWLLFVVPGWIAWGLISIWFLYRIVRGMVAMNDSQPVGNTL encoded by the coding sequence ATGAACGACATCATCGATGCCAATATGAGCGATAAAGAAAAGGCCGAATCGCTCAAGACCGTGGGCTGGGTCAGCTATATCCTGCACCTCATCGTGGCGATCGGTGCCGTGATTCCGGGTGCACAGGTCGGCTTGGCCCTGCTGCTGGTGGCGCTGGTGATCGACCTGGTCAAAAAGGGCGACGCTGGGGGTAGCTGGCAGGCCAGCCATTTCTCGTGGCGCATCCGCTCCGTCCTGTGGGCCGGCATTTTGTATGTGATCACGATCCCGTTGTGGCTGCTGTTCGTCGTGCCGGGCTGGATCGCCTGGGGCCTTATTTCCATCTGGTTCCTGTACCGCATCGTGCGCGGCATGGTGGCCATGAACGACAGCCAGCCGGTTGGCAATACCCTATGA
- a CDS encoding histidine triad nucleotide-binding protein: MTHDPNCLFCKIIEGKIPSTKVYEDEELFAFNDIHPWAPVHFLMVPRLHIASMAQVGPEHAGLLGRMMVLAPQLALQAGCQPYPEGGFRIVVNTGEQGGQEVHHLHMHVIGGPRPWRRG; this comes from the coding sequence ATGACACACGACCCGAATTGCCTTTTCTGCAAGATCATCGAGGGCAAGATCCCCTCGACCAAGGTCTATGAAGATGAGGAACTCTTTGCTTTCAACGATATCCACCCGTGGGCGCCCGTGCATTTCCTGATGGTGCCCAGGCTGCATATTGCGTCGATGGCCCAGGTCGGCCCCGAGCACGCCGGCCTGTTGGGGCGCATGATGGTGCTGGCGCCGCAGCTGGCGCTGCAGGCGGGCTGCCAGCCGTATCCCGAAGGGGGGTTCCGGATCGTGGTCAATACCGGCGAGCAGGGCGGGCAGGAGGTCCACCACCTGCACATGCACGTGATCGGCGGGCCGCGGCCGTGGCGCAGGGGCTGA
- the tatA gene encoding Sec-independent protein translocase subunit TatA: protein MGLSTTHLLIFLVIIIVIFGTKKLRNIGSDLGGAVKGFKDGMKDGTADKPAEATAAVTQQVGSAAPVGKETIDVEAKTKS, encoded by the coding sequence ATGGGACTATCGACTACACATCTGCTTATTTTTCTGGTCATCATCATCGTGATTTTCGGCACCAAGAAACTCAGAAACATCGGCTCCGACCTCGGCGGGGCGGTCAAGGGCTTCAAGGACGGCATGAAGGACGGCACGGCCGACAAGCCTGCCGAGGCCACCGCAGCGGTGACACAGCAGGTCGGCTCCGCCGCGCCGGTGGGCAAAGAGACCATCGACGTCGAAGCCAAGACCAAGAGCTGA
- the tatB gene encoding Sec-independent protein translocase protein TatB translates to MLDIGVTKLAIIGGIALVVIGPERLPGLARMIGTLMGRAQRYVADVKAEVSRSMDLDELKKMKETMEDAARDVGQSIKTGASEFEKQWSDATSDTPASSLAGDVAPSYPQYRHPGKKWRLKQGATPQWYKARAGIRTKALSGAARVARYRPHKFN, encoded by the coding sequence GTGCTCGATATTGGCGTCACCAAGCTCGCCATCATTGGCGGTATCGCGCTGGTAGTGATCGGCCCCGAGCGGCTGCCGGGGCTGGCGCGCATGATCGGCACCCTGATGGGGCGTGCGCAGCGCTACGTGGCGGACGTGAAGGCCGAGGTGAGCCGTTCGATGGACCTGGACGAGCTCAAGAAGATGAAGGAAACGATGGAAGACGCGGCGCGCGATGTCGGCCAATCCATCAAGACCGGGGCCAGCGAGTTCGAAAAACAGTGGTCGGATGCCACCAGCGACACGCCGGCGTCCAGCCTCGCCGGCGATGTCGCACCCAGCTATCCGCAGTATCGCCATCCGGGCAAGAAATGGCGGCTGAAGCAGGGCGCTACGCCGCAGTGGTACAAGGCGCGTGCGGGCATCCGCACCAAGGCTCTGTCCGGCGCAGCGCGCGTGGCCCGCTACCGGCCGCACAAGTTCAATTAA
- the tatC gene encoding twin-arginine translocase subunit TatC, whose translation MSDPEKSKEDELAGTEQPFVQHLIELRDRLLYSCYGVGIVLVVLFFYPGPSRLYDLLAMPLVKALPEGSKMIAVGVVSPFLVPIKVSVLVAVGIALPWILYQIWAFVAPGLYKHERRLVLPLVTASTILFYLGTAFCYFFVFGQAFPAIQRLAPHSVAVTPDIEAYLDFVITMFLAFGVAFEVPVIVVILARMGLVTVAQLKSWRAYFLVGAAGVAGLVTPPDPVSMLALLLPMYMLYEVGIWSAQIFIKHTKAPDEEAKASEVQ comes from the coding sequence ATGTCCGACCCCGAAAAAAGTAAAGAAGACGAACTGGCTGGCACCGAGCAGCCGTTTGTGCAGCACCTGATCGAGTTGCGCGACCGGCTGCTGTATTCGTGCTATGGCGTCGGTATCGTGCTGGTGGTGCTGTTTTTCTACCCGGGCCCGTCCCGTCTGTACGACCTGCTGGCCATGCCGCTGGTCAAGGCCTTGCCCGAAGGCTCCAAGATGATCGCGGTGGGTGTGGTGTCGCCGTTCCTGGTGCCGATCAAGGTGTCCGTGCTGGTCGCCGTGGGCATTGCGCTGCCCTGGATCCTGTACCAGATCTGGGCCTTTGTGGCGCCGGGGCTGTACAAGCACGAGCGCCGCCTGGTCCTGCCGCTGGTCACCGCCAGCACCATCCTGTTCTACCTGGGCACCGCCTTTTGCTACTTTTTTGTCTTCGGCCAGGCCTTCCCGGCGATCCAGCGGCTGGCGCCCCACTCGGTGGCGGTGACGCCCGACATCGAGGCCTACCTGGACTTCGTGATCACCATGTTCCTGGCCTTTGGCGTGGCCTTCGAAGTGCCGGTCATCGTCGTCATCCTGGCGCGCATGGGGCTCGTGACGGTGGCGCAGCTCAAGTCCTGGCGCGCCTACTTTCTGGTGGGCGCTGCGGGCGTGGCCGGTCTGGTCACGCCGCCCGATCCGGTCTCCATGCTGGCGCTGCTGCTGCCCATGTACATGTTGTACGAGGTGGGCATCTGGTCGGCCCAGATTTTCATCAAGCACACAAAGGCGCCCGACGAGGAGGCCAAGGCTTCCGAAGTTCAGTGA
- a CDS encoding S1C family serine protease → MKRFWLLFSQTVTVLLAAYFVTATLHPEWLGKTASGGGAVAVIEAPAASSSLPATGSFSAAAKKAAPAVVSINTSKAAEKNPNGDDPWFKFFFGDRGDEPQTSLGSGVIVSPSGYILTNNHVVEGADEIEVILNDSRHAQAKVIGTDPDTDLAILKIDLDRLPVIVLGNSDALQVGDQVLAIGNPFGVGQTVTGGIVSALGRNHLGINTFENFIQTDAAINPGNSGGALVDVNGNLMGINTAIFSRSGGSMGIGFAIPVSTARQVLDSIVKDGRVTRGWIGVEPNNLSPELAETFGLKLPKDGNPDALAGVIITGVLQNGPAAQAGIKPGDVIVSVAGKPVSNVGELLTSVSALKPGTPVKFALLRQEARIELDVTPGLRPKPRKEER, encoded by the coding sequence ATGAAACGTTTTTGGCTCCTTTTTTCGCAAACCGTCACCGTGCTGCTGGCGGCCTACTTCGTGACGGCGACCCTGCATCCCGAATGGCTGGGCAAGACGGCCTCGGGCGGCGGCGCGGTGGCGGTGATCGAGGCGCCGGCGGCGAGTTCGTCACTTCCGGCGACCGGCAGCTTCAGCGCCGCGGCAAAGAAGGCCGCGCCGGCCGTGGTCAGCATCAACACCAGCAAGGCCGCCGAGAAGAATCCGAACGGCGACGACCCGTGGTTCAAGTTCTTTTTTGGCGACCGCGGCGACGAGCCGCAGACCAGCCTGGGCAGCGGCGTGATCGTCAGTCCCAGCGGCTACATCCTGACCAACAACCATGTGGTGGAGGGCGCCGACGAAATCGAGGTCATTCTCAACGACAGCCGCCACGCCCAGGCCAAGGTGATCGGCACCGACCCCGACACCGACCTGGCCATCCTGAAGATCGACCTGGATCGCCTGCCCGTGATCGTGCTGGGCAATTCGGATGCGCTGCAGGTGGGCGACCAGGTGCTGGCCATTGGCAATCCGTTCGGCGTCGGCCAGACGGTCACGGGCGGCATCGTGAGCGCGCTCGGGCGCAACCATCTGGGCATCAACACCTTCGAGAACTTCATCCAGACCGATGCCGCCATCAACCCCGGCAACTCGGGCGGCGCGCTGGTGGACGTCAATGGCAATCTGATGGGCATCAACACCGCCATTTTTTCGCGCTCCGGCGGCAGCATGGGCATCGGCTTCGCCATTCCGGTGTCGACCGCGCGCCAGGTGCTCGACAGCATCGTGAAAGACGGCCGCGTCACGCGCGGCTGGATCGGCGTGGAACCCAACAACCTGTCGCCCGAACTGGCGGAAACCTTTGGTTTGAAGCTGCCCAAGGACGGCAACCCGGATGCGCTGGCCGGCGTGATCATCACCGGCGTGCTGCAAAACGGGCCGGCGGCGCAGGCGGGCATCAAGCCCGGCGACGTGATCGTGAGCGTGGCTGGCAAGCCGGTGAGCAATGTGGGCGAGCTGTTGACCAGCGTGTCGGCGCTCAAGCCCGGCACACCGGTCAAATTCGCACTGCTGCGCCAGGAGGCCCGGATTGAACTCGACGTGACCCCCGGGTTGCGGCCCAAGCCCCGCAAGGAGGAGCGGTAG
- a CDS encoding Nif3-like dinuclear metal center hexameric protein: MIHRHQLLAAFDTLLEPARFKDYGPNGLQVEGRASVAKIVSGVTASRALIEAAITARADAIFVHHGLFWRGQDGTVTGWMKQRLALLLGADINLFAYHLPLDAHPLLGNNAQFGLQLGLQALEGVAGRFGEQDLGFLGGRVEGGSFGSARSLADYLQHVLNRPVVLVSASPGTIKKIAWCTGGAQGYFEAAIAAGADAFITGEISEPQAHYARECGVAYLACGHHASERYGAPAVAAHVAAQFGLAHEFIDIDNPA; this comes from the coding sequence ATGATTCACCGCCACCAACTGCTCGCCGCCTTCGACACCCTGCTGGAGCCCGCGCGCTTCAAGGACTACGGGCCGAACGGCCTGCAGGTCGAGGGCCGCGCCAGCGTCGCCAAAATCGTCTCGGGCGTGACGGCCAGCCGGGCCCTCATCGAGGCCGCCATCACGGCCCGGGCCGATGCGATTTTTGTGCATCATGGGCTGTTCTGGCGCGGCCAGGACGGCACGGTGACTGGCTGGATGAAGCAGCGGTTGGCGCTGCTGCTGGGGGCCGACATCAACTTGTTCGCCTATCATCTGCCGCTGGACGCGCATCCGCTCCTGGGCAACAACGCGCAGTTCGGGCTCCAGCTCGGATTGCAGGCGCTGGAAGGCGTTGCGGGCCGCTTTGGCGAGCAGGACCTGGGTTTTCTGGGCGGGCGCGTGGAAGGCGGCAGCTTTGGCAGCGCCCGCAGTCTCGCCGATTACCTCCAGCATGTGCTCAATCGGCCGGTAGTCCTTGTCAGTGCTTCGCCGGGCACTATAAAAAAAATAGCATGGTGCACCGGCGGCGCGCAGGGCTATTTCGAGGCGGCCATTGCGGCCGGGGCCGATGCCTTCATCACCGGCGAGATTTCCGAACCCCAGGCGCACTACGCGCGCGAGTGCGGCGTGGCCTACCTGGCCTGCGGCCACCACGCCAGCGAGCGCTATGGCGCGCCGGCGGTGGCGGCGCACGTGGCCGCGCAGTTCGGCCTGGCGCACGAGTTCATCGACATCGACAACCCGGCATGA
- the pdxA gene encoding 4-hydroxythreonine-4-phosphate dehydrogenase PdxA — MNKPIAITLGDAAGIGPEIIAKAFRDAPHATRGCFVAGDVATLRRAVSFISGAGQVALPVAVIEAPSEALLAPPRCIPVLQISSLSGPVPLGRVSGAAGKFAADCVTWAARAALRGEIAALVTAPLHKEALAAAGIAFPGHTELLQAEAAAFLGKPVQDVPVRMMLANDELRTVLVSIHVSLRAAIEAVTFDNVLQTLRLTHQFVRGPVGSTRHRRPRIGVAGLNPHAGEGGLFGREEIDIIAPAIAAARRDGIDASGPFAPDTVFMRARARDGQPGEFDVVLAMYHDQGLIPVKYLGVDKGVNVTLGLPLVRTSPDHGTAFDIAGSGAADAASLIAAIHMARQLCA; from the coding sequence ATGAACAAACCGATAGCTATCACCTTGGGCGACGCGGCCGGCATCGGCCCCGAAATCATTGCCAAGGCGTTCCGCGACGCGCCGCACGCGACGCGCGGCTGCTTTGTCGCCGGCGACGTGGCGACGCTGCGCCGTGCGGTGTCCTTCATCAGCGGCGCGGGGCAGGTTGCCTTGCCGGTGGCCGTGATCGAGGCGCCGTCAGAGGCCTTGCTTGCGCCGCCGCGCTGCATCCCGGTGCTGCAAATCTCAAGCCTGTCCGGGCCCGTCCCGTTGGGGCGGGTGAGCGGTGCGGCTGGCAAGTTCGCGGCCGATTGCGTCACCTGGGCGGCGCGCGCGGCGCTGCGCGGCGAGATCGCGGCCCTGGTTACTGCACCGCTGCACAAGGAGGCGCTGGCCGCCGCGGGCATCGCGTTCCCCGGGCATACCGAGCTGCTCCAGGCCGAGGCGGCGGCTTTTCTGGGCAAACCCGTGCAGGACGTGCCGGTGCGCATGATGCTCGCCAACGACGAATTGCGCACCGTGCTGGTCAGCATTCATGTCTCTCTGCGCGCCGCGATCGAGGCGGTGACCTTCGACAACGTGCTGCAAACCTTGCGGCTGACCCACCAATTCGTGCGCGGACCTGTTGGGTCGACGCGACACCGCAGGCCGCGTATCGGCGTTGCGGGGCTGAATCCGCACGCCGGCGAGGGCGGGCTGTTCGGGCGTGAAGAGATCGACATCATTGCGCCGGCGATTGCCGCGGCGCGCCGGGACGGGATCGACGCGAGCGGGCCGTTTGCGCCCGACACGGTGTTCATGCGGGCGCGTGCCAGGGACGGCCAGCCGGGCGAGTTCGACGTGGTGCTGGCGATGTACCACGACCAGGGCCTGATCCCGGTCAAGTACCTTGGCGTGGACAAGGGCGTGAACGTCACACTCGGCCTGCCGCTGGTGCGCACCAGCCCGGACCACGGCACCGCCTTCGACATTGCCGGCAGCGGCGCGGCCGATGCGGCCAGCCTGATCGCGGCGATCCACATGGCGCGCCAGCTTTGTGCATGA
- the mscL gene encoding large conductance mechanosensitive channel protein MscL encodes MGMMQEFKEFAVKGNAMDLAVGVIIGAAFGKIVDSIVGDLIMPVVSKIFGGLDFSSYYIGLSGQAAGLSLADAKKGGAVFAYGNFITVALNFIILAFIIFMMVKQMNRLKKEAPPAAPAATPEDVLLLREIRDNLKK; translated from the coding sequence ATGGGCATGATGCAGGAATTCAAGGAATTTGCCGTCAAGGGCAACGCGATGGATCTGGCGGTCGGTGTCATCATCGGCGCCGCCTTCGGCAAGATCGTCGATTCGATCGTGGGCGACCTGATCATGCCGGTCGTCAGCAAGATTTTCGGCGGGCTCGATTTCTCCAGCTACTACATCGGCCTGTCGGGCCAGGCGGCCGGGCTCTCGCTGGCCGACGCCAAGAAGGGCGGCGCGGTGTTTGCCTACGGCAACTTCATCACCGTCGCGCTGAACTTCATCATCCTGGCGTTCATCATCTTCATGATGGTCAAGCAGATGAACCGTCTCAAGAAAGAAGCCCCGCCCGCCGCGCCCGCCGCCACGCCGGAAGACGTGTTGCTGCTGCGCGAGATTCGCGACAACCTGAAAAAGTAA
- the petA gene encoding ubiquinol-cytochrome c reductase iron-sulfur subunit, with product MSETQVDTSKRTWLIASGCAGAVGTVCTAVPFVESFEPSEKAKAAGAAVEADISGLKPGEKMTVAWRGKPVWIVRRTPEELAGLSKNDPELADPKSERHQDEFTPVYARNEWRSIKPEILVLVGICTHLGCSPSDRFTPGPQPSLPEDWRGGWLCPCHGSTFDLAGRVFKNKPAPDNLEVPPYMFLSDSKLLIGQDKKA from the coding sequence ATGAGTGAGACCCAAGTCGACACCAGTAAAAGAACATGGCTGATTGCTTCCGGATGCGCTGGTGCCGTGGGCACCGTTTGCACGGCCGTCCCGTTTGTGGAGAGTTTCGAGCCTTCGGAAAAGGCCAAAGCCGCCGGTGCCGCTGTGGAAGCCGATATTTCCGGCCTCAAACCCGGTGAAAAAATGACCGTGGCGTGGCGTGGCAAGCCGGTCTGGATTGTCCGGCGTACCCCCGAGGAGCTGGCGGGCCTGTCGAAGAACGACCCGGAACTGGCTGACCCCAAGTCGGAGCGTCACCAAGACGAATTCACCCCCGTGTACGCGCGCAACGAATGGCGCTCGATCAAGCCCGAAATCCTCGTGCTGGTGGGCATTTGCACGCATCTGGGCTGTTCGCCGTCGGACCGGTTCACGCCGGGGCCTCAACCTTCGTTGCCGGAGGACTGGCGCGGCGGCTGGCTGTGCCCGTGCCACGGCTCGACTTTCGATCTGGCCGGGCGCGTGTTCAAGAACAAGCCGGCACCGGACAATCTGGAAGTGCCGCCCTATATGTTCCTCTCCGACAGCAAGCTGCTGATCGGCCAGGACAAAAAAGCCTGA
- a CDS encoding cytochrome b produces the protein MAEFKEVSPNAGAGEKLMNWIDNRFPATKLFKEHMSEYYAPKNFNFWYIFGSLALLVLVIQIVTGIFLVMNYKPDAALAFGSVEYIMRDVPWGWLIRYMHSTGASAFFVVVYLHMFRGLLYGSYRKPRELVWIFGCAIFLCLMAEAFMGYLLPWGQMSYWGAQVIVNLFSAIPFVGPDLALWIRGDYVVGDATLNRFFSFHVIAVPLVLLGLVVAHIIALHEVGSNNPDGVEIKGPNAPKDANGHPLDGVPFHPFYTVHDIFGVSVFLMVFSAIIFFAPEVGGYFLEANNFIPANPLQTPAEIAPVWYFTPFYAMLRSVTSEMVYALMACVVAGAAFGVIKTKMPALFKGILVLVAAGLVAAMLNTDAKFWGVMVMGGAVVILFFLPWLDRSPVKSIRYRPGWHKYVYAVFVVYFAVLAYIGTVPPSPTLNLISQTGTFYYFGFFLLMPWWSRLGTPKPVPARITFAAH, from the coding sequence ATGGCTGAATTCAAGGAAGTTTCCCCCAATGCCGGCGCTGGCGAAAAGCTGATGAACTGGATCGACAACCGGTTCCCGGCGACCAAGCTCTTCAAAGAGCACATGAGCGAGTACTACGCGCCGAAAAATTTCAATTTCTGGTACATCTTCGGTTCGCTGGCCCTGCTGGTGCTGGTGATCCAGATCGTTACCGGCATTTTCCTGGTGATGAACTACAAGCCCGACGCCGCGCTGGCGTTTGGCTCGGTCGAGTACATCATGCGCGACGTGCCGTGGGGCTGGCTGATCCGCTACATGCACTCCACGGGTGCCTCGGCGTTCTTCGTCGTGGTGTATCTGCACATGTTCCGCGGCCTGCTGTACGGCTCCTACCGCAAGCCGCGCGAGCTGGTGTGGATCTTCGGCTGCGCGATTTTCCTGTGCCTGATGGCCGAGGCCTTCATGGGCTACCTGCTGCCCTGGGGCCAGATGAGCTACTGGGGCGCCCAGGTGATCGTGAACCTGTTCTCCGCCATCCCGTTTGTCGGCCCTGACCTGGCGCTGTGGATTCGCGGCGACTACGTGGTCGGCGACGCCACGCTCAACCGCTTCTTCAGCTTCCACGTGATCGCCGTGCCGCTGGTGCTGCTCGGGCTGGTGGTGGCGCACATCATCGCGCTGCATGAAGTCGGCTCGAACAATCCGGATGGCGTGGAAATCAAGGGCCCGAACGCGCCCAAGGATGCCAACGGCCACCCGCTCGATGGCGTTCCGTTCCATCCGTTCTATACCGTGCATGACATCTTCGGCGTCAGCGTGTTCCTGATGGTGTTCAGCGCCATCATCTTCTTTGCGCCGGAGGTCGGCGGCTACTTCCTGGAAGCCAACAACTTCATTCCCGCCAACCCGCTGCAAACGCCGGCCGAGATTGCGCCCGTGTGGTACTTCACGCCGTTCTACGCGATGCTGCGCTCCGTCACCAGCGAGATGGTGTATGCGCTGATGGCCTGCGTGGTAGCGGGTGCGGCGTTTGGCGTCATCAAGACCAAAATGCCTGCGCTGTTCAAGGGCATCCTCGTGCTGGTGGCCGCCGGCCTGGTGGCCGCGATGCTGAACACCGACGCCAAGTTCTGGGGTGTCATGGTCATGGGCGGCGCGGTCGTCATCCTGTTCTTCCTGCCCTGGCTGGACCGTAGCCCCGTCAAGTCGATTCGCTACCGTCCGGGCTGGCACAAGTACGTATATGCGGTCTTCGTCGTCTACTTTGCGGTGCTGGCCTACATCGGGACCGTACCGCCGTCGCCCACACTCAATCTTATTTCGCAGACAGGAACGTTTTATTACTTCGGCTTTTTCCTGTTGATGCCGTGGTGGAGCCGCCTGGGTACGCCCAAGCCGGTGCCGGCTCGCATCACCTTCGCCGCGCACTGA
- a CDS encoding cytochrome c1, whose protein sequence is MSKLKQLALGLMAAMAFMAGAQAAEGGIAWDKAPNQTNDLAALQTGAKLFVNYCLNCHSAAFMRYTRLQDLGLSTQQIKDNLLPTDGTMADTMVAAISPAQAKEWFGTNPPDLTLVARSRAGHGGSGADYLYTYLRTFYRDDSKATGWNNLAFPNVAMPNVLWELQGERKPIFDKIKDKETGEDAEVFRGWQQVTPGTMTPLKFEQSVGDLVSYLQWMSEPSRNTRVRVGVWVLLFLGVFTIIAWRLNAAFWKDVK, encoded by the coding sequence ATGAGCAAACTGAAACAACTGGCTCTGGGCCTGATGGCCGCCATGGCGTTCATGGCGGGCGCACAAGCTGCCGAGGGGGGCATTGCCTGGGACAAGGCACCGAACCAGACCAACGACCTGGCCGCGCTCCAGACGGGCGCCAAACTCTTTGTCAACTATTGTCTGAATTGTCATTCCGCGGCCTTCATGCGCTACACCCGTTTGCAGGACCTCGGCTTGAGCACGCAACAGATCAAGGACAACCTGCTGCCCACCGATGGCACGATGGCCGACACGATGGTCGCGGCCATCAGTCCGGCACAAGCCAAGGAATGGTTCGGTACCAACCCGCCCGACCTGACCCTGGTTGCCCGTTCGCGCGCGGGCCATGGCGGCAGCGGGGCGGACTACCTGTACACCTATTTGCGCACCTTCTACCGCGACGATTCCAAGGCCACCGGCTGGAACAACCTGGCGTTCCCCAATGTGGCCATGCCCAACGTCCTGTGGGAACTGCAAGGCGAGCGCAAGCCGATTTTCGACAAGATCAAGGACAAGGAAACCGGCGAGGATGCCGAGGTTTTCCGCGGCTGGCAGCAGGTCACGCCGGGGACCATGACGCCCCTGAAATTCGAGCAATCGGTGGGTGATCTGGTCAGCTATCTGCAATGGATGAGTGAACCATCGCGCAACACGCGGGTGCGCGTGGGTGTCTGGGTCTTGCTGTTCCTGGGTGTGTTTACCATCATTGCCTGGCGCCTCAACGCGGCGTTCTGGAAAGACGTCAAATAA
- a CDS encoding glutathione S-transferase N-terminal domain-containing protein — protein MMVLYSGTTCPFSHRCRFVLFEKGMDFEIRDVDLYNKPEDINVMNPYGQVPILVERDLILYESNIINEYIDERFPHPQLMPGDPVDRARVRLFLLNFEKELFVHVSTLENRASKSNEKALEKARSHIRDRLTQLAPVFLKNKYMLGENFSMLDVAIAPLLWRLDYYGIDLSKNAAPLLKYAERIFSRPAYIEALTPSEKVMRK, from the coding sequence ATGATGGTGCTTTATTCAGGAACCACCTGCCCGTTCTCCCATCGCTGCCGCTTCGTGCTGTTCGAAAAGGGAATGGATTTCGAGATCCGCGACGTGGATCTCTACAACAAGCCGGAAGACATCAACGTCATGAATCCGTATGGCCAGGTGCCCATCCTGGTCGAGCGTGACCTGATCCTGTACGAGTCGAACATCATCAACGAGTACATCGACGAGCGCTTCCCTCATCCGCAGCTGATGCCCGGCGATCCGGTGGACCGTGCGCGCGTGCGCCTGTTCCTGCTCAATTTCGAGAAGGAGCTGTTCGTGCACGTCTCCACGCTCGAGAACCGGGCCTCCAAAAGCAATGAGAAGGCGCTGGAAAAGGCCCGCTCGCACATCCGCGACCGCCTTACGCAACTGGCGCCGGTGTTCCTCAAGAACAAGTACATGCTGGGCGAGAACTTTTCCATGCTCGACGTGGCCATCGCCCCGCTGCTGTGGCGCCTGGACTACTACGGCATCGACCTCAGCAAGAACGCGGCGCCGCTGCTGAAGTACGCCGAGCGCATATTTTCGCGCCCGGCCTATATTGAAGCGCTGACACCGTCCGAAAAGGTGATGCGCAAGTAA